A genomic window from Gossypium hirsutum isolate 1008001.06 chromosome D10, Gossypium_hirsutum_v2.1, whole genome shotgun sequence includes:
- the LOC121222361 gene encoding uncharacterized protein — MAQIKAQKEKKTRKSKAKACLFAAVSQMIFTRIMSLKSAKEIWDYLKAEYEGDERIRGMKVLNLIRDFELQKMKESESVKEYSDRLLSIANKVRLLGSELNDSIIVEKLLVTVPEKFEATITTLENTKDLSKISLVELLNALQAQEQRTSMRQEGVIEGALPAKHQDNNRYKKKKNFKNQSTSGENSSGNYQKSKRGGVKKSYPPCHHCEKKGHPPFKCWKRPDAKCSKCNQLGHEAVICKVKG, encoded by the coding sequence ATGGCACAGATTAAAGCACAAAAGGAAAAGAagacaaggaaatcaaaggcaaaAGCTTGCTTATTTGCAGCTGTGTCTCAAATGATTTTCACACGAATAATGTCTCTGAAATCAGCAAAGGAAATCTGGGATTACCTCAAGGCTGAATATGAAGGAGATGAGAGGATTCGTGGAATGAAAGTTCTTAATCTAATCAGGGATTTCGAGTTGCAGAAGATGAAGGAGTCTGAGTCAGTGAAAGAATATTCTGACAGACTTCTCAGCATTGCCAACAAGGTGAGATTGCTTGGTTCTGAGTTGAACGACTCTATAATCGTAGAAAAGCTGCTGGTCACTGTTCCAGAGAAGTTTGAAGCCACCATTACTACTCTGGAGAACACCAAGGACCTGTCAAAGATCTCTCTTGTTGAGCTCTTGAATGCTTTACAAGCACAAGAGCAAAGAACATCCATGAGGCAAGAGGGAGTGATAGAAGGGGCCTTACCTGCCAAGCATCAAGACAACAACAggtataaaaagaagaaaaattttaagaACCAGTCGACGAGTGGAGAAAATTCATCAGGCAATTATCAGAAGAGCAAAAGAGGAGGTGTCAAGAAATCCTACCCACCTTGTCACCATTGTGAGAAGAAAGGTCATCCACCATTCAAATGTTGGAAAAGACCTGACGCCAAATGCTCCAAATGCAACCAACTTGGACATGAAGCGGTGATTTGCAAGGTCAAAGGCTAG